A portion of the Mustela erminea isolate mMusErm1 chromosome 19, mMusErm1.Pri, whole genome shotgun sequence genome contains these proteins:
- the SBSN gene encoding suprabasin isoform X8: MHLASLVSSCSLLLLLGALPGWAANDDPIEKVIEGINRGLSNAEREVGKALEGINNGITHAGREVEKVFNGLSHMGSQAGKELDKGVQGLNNGLDKVAHGINNGVGQAGKEAEKFAHGVNHAAGQVGKEADKVIQGVHHGVNQAGSEAGRFGQGVHNAAGQAGNGAEKFGQGVHHGVNQAGNEAEKFGHGIHHGVNQAGNEAEKFGHGIHHGVNQAGNEAEKFGQGVHHGVSQAGKEAEKFGHGIHHGVNQAGKEAEKFGQGVHHGVNQAGNEAGRFGQGVHHAAGQAGKEAEKFGQGIHHGVSQAGKEAEKFGQGIHHAGGQVGKEGEKIIQGVHHGVNQAGKEVEKFGQGIHHAAGQTGKEGDKIVQGVHHAVNQAGKEAEKFGHDVNYAAGQAGAEGDKIVQGIHPGVNQAGKEVEHFGQGVHHAVEQAGKEADKVVQGVHDGVNQAGKEAEKFGQGVNHAAGQAGKEAEKLGQGVHHAAGQAGKEVERLQQNVHNGVNQAGKEANQLLNGAHPGVSTGQHGGGATTTATSGASVNKPFINFPALWKSVANIIP; this comes from the exons ATGCACCTTGCCAGTTTGGTCAGCTCCTGCTCCCTCCTACTGCTATTGGGGGCCCTTCCTGGATGGGCAGCCAATGATGACCCCATTGAGAAGGTCATTGAAGGAATCAACCGAGGGCTGAGcaatgcagagagagaggtgggcaaGGCCCTGGAAGGCATCAATAATGGAATCACTCACGCTGGAAGGGAAGTGGAGAAAGTTTTTAATGGACTTAGCCACATGGGGAGCCAGGCCGGCAAGGAACTGGACAAAGGCGTCCAGGGGCTCAACAACGGCTTGGACAAGGTAGCCCATGGGATCAACAATGGCGTCGGACAAGCaggaaaggaggcagagaagttTGCCCATGGGGTCAACCACGCTGCTGGACAGGTTGGGAAGGAGGCAGACAAAGTGATCCAGGGGGTCCATCATGGGGTGAACCAGGCGGGAAGTGAAGCAGGGAGGTTTGGCCAAGGGGTCCACAATGCTGCTGGGCAGGCTGGGAATGGGGCAGAGAAGTTTGGTCAGGGGGTACATCATGGGGTTAACCAGGCTGGGAACGAGGCAGAGAAGTTTGGCCATGGGATCCATCATGGGGTGAACCAG GCTGGGAACGAGGCAGAGAAGTTTGGCCATGGGATCCATCATGGGGTGAATCAGGCTGGGAATGAGGCAGAGAAGTTTGGTCAGGGGGTCCATCATGGGGTGAGccaggctgggaaggaggcagagaagtttGGCCATGGGATCCATCATGGGGTGAAccaggctgggaaggaggcagagaagtttGGTCAGGGGGTCCATCATGGGGTGAACCAGGCGGGAAATGAGGCAGGGAGGTTTGGCCAAGGGGTCCACCATGCTGCTGGGcaggctgggaaggaggcagagaaatttGGTCAGGGGATCCATCATGGGGTTAGccaggctgggaaggaggcagagaagtttGGTCAGGGGATCCACCATGCTGGTGGGCAGgttgggaaagagggagaaaaaataatccaagggGTCCATCATGGGGTTAACCAAGCTGGGAAAGAGGTGGAGAAATTTGGCCAGGGGATCCACCATGCTGCTGGGCAgactgggaaggagggagacaaaatAGTCCAAGGAGTCCACCATGCGGTTAAccaggctgggaaggaggcagagaagtttGGCCATGATGTTAATTACGCTgcagggcaggctggggcagagggagacaaaataGTCCAGGGGATCCATCCTGGGGTCAACCAGGCTGGGAAGGAGGTGGAGCACTTTGGCCAGGGAGTTCACCATGCCGTTGAACAGGCTGGAAAGGAGGCAGACAAGGTGGTCCAAGGGGTCCACGATGGGGTCAACCAGGccgggaaggaggcagagaagtttGGCCAAGGGGTCAACCACGCTGCTGGCCAGGCTGGAAAGGAAGCGGAGAAACTTGGCCAAGGTGTCCACCATGCTGCTGGCCAGGCCGGGAAGGAGGTGGAAAGGTTGCAGCAGAATGTTCATAATGGGGTCAACCAAGCCGGCAAGGAGGCCAACCAGCTGCTGAAT
- the SBSN gene encoding suprabasin isoform X7, translating into MHLASLVSSCSLLLLLGALPGWAANDDPIEKVIEGINRGLSNAEREVGKALEGINNGITHAGREVEKVFNGLSHMGSQAGKELDKGVQGLNNGLDKVAHGINNGVGQAGKEAEKFAHGVNHAAGQVGKEADKVIQGVHHGVNQAGSEAGRFGQGVHNAAGQAGNGAEKFGQGVHHGVNQAGNEAEKFGHGIHHGVNQAGNEAEKFGHGIHHGVNQAGNEAEKFGQGVHHGVSQAGKEAEKFGHGIHHGVNQAGKEAEKFGQGVHHGVNQAGNEAGRFGQGVHHAAGQAGKEAEKFGQGIHHGVSQAGKEAEKFGQGIHHAGGQVGKEGEKIIQGVHHGVNQAGKEVEKFGQGIHHAAGQTGKEGDKIVQGVHHAVNQAGKEAEKFGHDVNYAAGQAGAEGDKIVQGIHPGVNQAGKEVEHFGQGVHHAVEQAGKEADKVVQGVHDGVNQAGKEAEKFGQGVNHAAGQAGKEAEKLGQGVHHAAGQAGKEVERLQQNVHNGVNQAGKEANQLLNGAHPGVSTGQHGGGATTTATSGASVNKPFINFPALWKSVANIIP; encoded by the exons ATGCACCTTGCCAGTTTGGTCAGCTCCTGCTCCCTCCTACTGCTATTGGGGGCCCTTCCTGGATGGGCAGCCAATGATGACCCCATTGAGAAGGTCATTGAAGGAATCAACCGAGGGCTGAGcaatgcagagagagaggtgggcaaGGCCCTGGAAGGCATCAATAATGGAATCACTCACGCTGGAAGGGAAGTGGAGAAAGTTTTTAATGGACTTAGCCACATGGGGAGCCAGGCCGGCAAGGAACTGGACAAAGGCGTCCAGGGGCTCAACAACGGCTTGGACAAGGTAGCCCATGGGATCAACAATGGCGTCGGACAAGCaggaaaggaggcagagaagttTGCCCATGGGGTCAACCACGCTGCTGGACAGGTTGGGAAGGAGGCAGACAAAGTGATCCAGGGGGTCCATCATGGGGTGAACCAGGCGGGAAGTGAAGCAGGGAGGTTTGGCCAAGGGGTCCACAATGCTGCTGGGCAGGCTGGGAATGGGGCAGAGAAGTTTGGTCAGGGGGTACATCATGGGGTTAACCAGGCTGGGAACGAGGCAGAGAAGTTTGGCCATGGGATCCATCATGGGGTGAACCAGGCTGGGAATGAG GCAGAGAAGTTTGGCCATGGGATCCATCATGGGGTGAATCAGGCTGGGAATGAGGCAGAGAAGTTTGGTCAGGGGGTCCATCATGGGGTGAGccaggctgggaaggaggcagagaagtttGGCCATGGGATCCATCATGGGGTGAAccaggctgggaaggaggcagagaagtttGGTCAGGGGGTCCATCATGGGGTGAACCAGGCGGGAAATGAGGCAGGGAGGTTTGGCCAAGGGGTCCACCATGCTGCTGGGcaggctgggaaggaggcagagaaatttGGTCAGGGGATCCATCATGGGGTTAGccaggctgggaaggaggcagagaagtttGGTCAGGGGATCCACCATGCTGGTGGGCAGgttgggaaagagggagaaaaaataatccaagggGTCCATCATGGGGTTAACCAAGCTGGGAAAGAGGTGGAGAAATTTGGCCAGGGGATCCACCATGCTGCTGGGCAgactgggaaggagggagacaaaatAGTCCAAGGAGTCCACCATGCGGTTAAccaggctgggaaggaggcagagaagtttGGCCATGATGTTAATTACGCTgcagggcaggctggggcagagggagacaaaataGTCCAGGGGATCCATCCTGGGGTCAACCAGGCTGGGAAGGAGGTGGAGCACTTTGGCCAGGGAGTTCACCATGCCGTTGAACAGGCTGGAAAGGAGGCAGACAAGGTGGTCCAAGGGGTCCACGATGGGGTCAACCAGGccgggaaggaggcagagaagtttGGCCAAGGGGTCAACCACGCTGCTGGCCAGGCTGGAAAGGAAGCGGAGAAACTTGGCCAAGGTGTCCACCATGCTGCTGGCCAGGCCGGGAAGGAGGTGGAAAGGTTGCAGCAGAATGTTCATAATGGGGTCAACCAAGCCGGCAAGGAGGCCAACCAGCTGCTGAAT
- the SBSN gene encoding suprabasin isoform X9 yields the protein MHLASLVSSCSLLLLLGALPGWAANDDPIEKVIEGINRGLSNAEREVGKALEGINNGITHAGREVEKVFNGLSHMGSQAGKELDKGVQGLNNGLDKVAHGINNGVGQAGKEAEKFAHGVNHAAGQVGKEADKVIQGVHHGVNQAGSEAGRFGQGVHNAAGQAGNGAEKFGQGVHHGVNQAGNEAEKFGHGIHHGVNQAGNEAEKFGQGVHHGVSQAGKEAEKFGHGIHHGVNQAGKEAEKFGQGVHHGVNQAGNEAGRFGQGVHHAAGQAGKEAEKFGQGIHHGVSQAGKEAEKFGQGIHHAGGQVGKEGEKIIQGVHHGVNQAGKEVEKFGQGIHHAAGQTGKEGDKIVQGVHHAVNQAGKEAEKFGHDVNYAAGQAGAEGDKIVQGIHPGVNQAGKEVEHFGQGVHHAVEQAGKEADKVVQGVHDGVNQAGKEAEKFGQGVNHAAGQAGKEAEKLGQGVHHAAGQAGKEVERLQQNVHNGVNQAGKEANQLLNGAHPGVSTGQHGGGATTTATSGASVNKPFINFPALWKSVANIIP from the exons ATGCACCTTGCCAGTTTGGTCAGCTCCTGCTCCCTCCTACTGCTATTGGGGGCCCTTCCTGGATGGGCAGCCAATGATGACCCCATTGAGAAGGTCATTGAAGGAATCAACCGAGGGCTGAGcaatgcagagagagaggtgggcaaGGCCCTGGAAGGCATCAATAATGGAATCACTCACGCTGGAAGGGAAGTGGAGAAAGTTTTTAATGGACTTAGCCACATGGGGAGCCAGGCCGGCAAGGAACTGGACAAAGGCGTCCAGGGGCTCAACAACGGCTTGGACAAGGTAGCCCATGGGATCAACAATGGCGTCGGACAAGCaggaaaggaggcagagaagttTGCCCATGGGGTCAACCACGCTGCTGGACAGGTTGGGAAGGAGGCAGACAAAGTGATCCAGGGGGTCCATCATGGGGTGAACCAGGCGGGAAGTGAAGCAGGGAGGTTTGGCCAAGGGGTCCACAATGCTGCTGGGCAGGCTGGGAATGGG GCAGAGAAGTTTGGTCAGGGTGTCCATCATGGGGTGAACCAGGCTGGGAACGAGGCAGAGAAGTTTGGCCATGGGATCCATCATGGGGTGAATCAGGCTGGGAATGAGGCAGAGAAGTTTGGTCAGGGGGTCCATCATGGGGTGAGccaggctgggaaggaggcagagaagtttGGCCATGGGATCCATCATGGGGTGAAccaggctgggaaggaggcagagaagtttGGTCAGGGGGTCCATCATGGGGTGAACCAGGCGGGAAATGAGGCAGGGAGGTTTGGCCAAGGGGTCCACCATGCTGCTGGGcaggctgggaaggaggcagagaaatttGGTCAGGGGATCCATCATGGGGTTAGccaggctgggaaggaggcagagaagtttGGTCAGGGGATCCACCATGCTGGTGGGCAGgttgggaaagagggagaaaaaataatccaagggGTCCATCATGGGGTTAACCAAGCTGGGAAAGAGGTGGAGAAATTTGGCCAGGGGATCCACCATGCTGCTGGGCAgactgggaaggagggagacaaaatAGTCCAAGGAGTCCACCATGCGGTTAAccaggctgggaaggaggcagagaagtttGGCCATGATGTTAATTACGCTgcagggcaggctggggcagagggagacaaaataGTCCAGGGGATCCATCCTGGGGTCAACCAGGCTGGGAAGGAGGTGGAGCACTTTGGCCAGGGAGTTCACCATGCCGTTGAACAGGCTGGAAAGGAGGCAGACAAGGTGGTCCAAGGGGTCCACGATGGGGTCAACCAGGccgggaaggaggcagagaagtttGGCCAAGGGGTCAACCACGCTGCTGGCCAGGCTGGAAAGGAAGCGGAGAAACTTGGCCAAGGTGTCCACCATGCTGCTGGCCAGGCCGGGAAGGAGGTGGAAAGGTTGCAGCAGAATGTTCATAATGGGGTCAACCAAGCCGGCAAGGAGGCCAACCAGCTGCTGAAT
- the SBSN gene encoding suprabasin isoform X3, which yields MHLASLVSSCSLLLLLGALPGWAANDDPIEKVIEGINRGLSNAEREVGKALEGINNGITHAGREVEKVFNGLSHMGSQAGKELDKGVQGLNNGLDKVAHGINNGVGQAGKEAEKFAHGVNHAAGQVGKEADKVIQGVHHGVNQAGSEAGRFGQGVHNAAGQAGNGAEKFGQGVHHGVNQAGNEAEKFGHGIHHGVNQAGNEAEKFGHGIHHGVNQAGNEAEKFGHGIHHGVNQAGKEAEKFGQGVHHGVNQAGKEAEKFGHGIHHGVNQAGKEAEKFGQGVHHGVNQAGNEAEKFGHGIHHGVNQAGNEAEKFGQGVHHGVSQAGKEAEKFGHGIHHGVNQAGKEAEKFGQGVHHGVNQAGNEAGRFGQGVHHAAGQAGKEAEKFGQGIHHGVSQAGKEAEKFGQGIHHAGGQVGKEGEKIIQGVHHGVNQAGKEVEKFGQGIHHAAGQTGKEGDKIVQGVHHAVNQAGKEAEKFGHDVNYAAGQAGAEGDKIVQGIHPGVNQAGKEVEHFGQGVHHAVEQAGKEADKVVQGVHDGVNQAGKEAEKFGQGVNHAAGQAGKEAEKLGQGVHHAAGQAGKEVERLQQNVHNGVNQAGKEANQLLNGAHPGVSTGQHGGGATTTATSGASVNKPFINFPALWKSVANIIP from the exons ATGCACCTTGCCAGTTTGGTCAGCTCCTGCTCCCTCCTACTGCTATTGGGGGCCCTTCCTGGATGGGCAGCCAATGATGACCCCATTGAGAAGGTCATTGAAGGAATCAACCGAGGGCTGAGcaatgcagagagagaggtgggcaaGGCCCTGGAAGGCATCAATAATGGAATCACTCACGCTGGAAGGGAAGTGGAGAAAGTTTTTAATGGACTTAGCCACATGGGGAGCCAGGCCGGCAAGGAACTGGACAAAGGCGTCCAGGGGCTCAACAACGGCTTGGACAAGGTAGCCCATGGGATCAACAATGGCGTCGGACAAGCaggaaaggaggcagagaagttTGCCCATGGGGTCAACCACGCTGCTGGACAGGTTGGGAAGGAGGCAGACAAAGTGATCCAGGGGGTCCATCATGGGGTGAACCAGGCGGGAAGTGAAGCAGGGAGGTTTGGCCAAGGGGTCCACAATGCTGCTGGGCAGGCTGGGAATGGGGCAGAGAAGTTTGGTCAGGGGGTACATCATGGGGTTAACCAGGCTGGGAACGAGGCAGAGAAGTTTGGCCATGGGATCCATCATGGGGTGAACCAGGCTGGGAATGAGGCAGAGAAGTTTGGCCATGGGATCCACCATGGGGTTAACCAGGCTGGGAACGAGGCAGAGAAGTTTGGCCATGGGATCCATCATGGGGTGAACCAggctgggaaggaagcagagaagttTGGTCAGGGGGTCCATCATGGGGTGAACCAggctgggaaggaagcagagaagttTGGCCATGGGATCCATCATGGAGTGAAccaggctgggaaggag GCAGAGAAGTTTGGTCAGGGTGTCCATCATGGGGTGAACCAGGCTGGGAACGAGGCAGAGAAGTTTGGCCATGGGATCCATCATGGGGTGAATCAGGCTGGGAATGAGGCAGAGAAGTTTGGTCAGGGGGTCCATCATGGGGTGAGccaggctgggaaggaggcagagaagtttGGCCATGGGATCCATCATGGGGTGAAccaggctgggaaggaggcagagaagtttGGTCAGGGGGTCCATCATGGGGTGAACCAGGCGGGAAATGAGGCAGGGAGGTTTGGCCAAGGGGTCCACCATGCTGCTGGGcaggctgggaaggaggcagagaaatttGGTCAGGGGATCCATCATGGGGTTAGccaggctgggaaggaggcagagaagtttGGTCAGGGGATCCACCATGCTGGTGGGCAGgttgggaaagagggagaaaaaataatccaagggGTCCATCATGGGGTTAACCAAGCTGGGAAAGAGGTGGAGAAATTTGGCCAGGGGATCCACCATGCTGCTGGGCAgactgggaaggagggagacaaaatAGTCCAAGGAGTCCACCATGCGGTTAAccaggctgggaaggaggcagagaagtttGGCCATGATGTTAATTACGCTgcagggcaggctggggcagagggagacaaaataGTCCAGGGGATCCATCCTGGGGTCAACCAGGCTGGGAAGGAGGTGGAGCACTTTGGCCAGGGAGTTCACCATGCCGTTGAACAGGCTGGAAAGGAGGCAGACAAGGTGGTCCAAGGGGTCCACGATGGGGTCAACCAGGccgggaaggaggcagagaagtttGGCCAAGGGGTCAACCACGCTGCTGGCCAGGCTGGAAAGGAAGCGGAGAAACTTGGCCAAGGTGTCCACCATGCTGCTGGCCAGGCCGGGAAGGAGGTGGAAAGGTTGCAGCAGAATGTTCATAATGGGGTCAACCAAGCCGGCAAGGAGGCCAACCAGCTGCTGAAT
- the SBSN gene encoding suprabasin isoform X6, whose product MHLASLVSSCSLLLLLGALPGWAANDDPIEKVIEGINRGLSNAEREVGKALEGINNGITHAGREVEKVFNGLSHMGSQAGKELDKGVQGLNNGLDKVAHGINNGVGQAGKEAEKFAHGVNHAAGQVGKEADKVIQGVHHGVNQAGSEAGRFGQGVHNAAGQAGNGAEKFGQGVHHGVNQAGNEAEKFGQGVHHGVNQAGNEAEKFGHGIHHGVNQAGNEAEKFGQGVHHGVSQAGKEAEKFGHGIHHGVNQAGKEAEKFGQGVHHGVNQAGNEAGRFGQGVHHAAGQAGKEAEKFGQGIHHGVSQAGKEAEKFGQGIHHAGGQVGKEGEKIIQGVHHGVNQAGKEVEKFGQGIHHAAGQTGKEGDKIVQGVHHAVNQAGKEAEKFGHDVNYAAGQAGAEGDKIVQGIHPGVNQAGKEVEHFGQGVHHAVEQAGKEADKVVQGVHDGVNQAGKEAEKFGQGVNHAAGQAGKEAEKLGQGVHHAAGQAGKEVERLQQNVHNGVNQAGKEANQLLNGAHPGVSTGQHGGGATTTATSGASVNKPFINFPALWKSVANIIP is encoded by the exons ATGCACCTTGCCAGTTTGGTCAGCTCCTGCTCCCTCCTACTGCTATTGGGGGCCCTTCCTGGATGGGCAGCCAATGATGACCCCATTGAGAAGGTCATTGAAGGAATCAACCGAGGGCTGAGcaatgcagagagagaggtgggcaaGGCCCTGGAAGGCATCAATAATGGAATCACTCACGCTGGAAGGGAAGTGGAGAAAGTTTTTAATGGACTTAGCCACATGGGGAGCCAGGCCGGCAAGGAACTGGACAAAGGCGTCCAGGGGCTCAACAACGGCTTGGACAAGGTAGCCCATGGGATCAACAATGGCGTCGGACAAGCaggaaaggaggcagagaagttTGCCCATGGGGTCAACCACGCTGCTGGACAGGTTGGGAAGGAGGCAGACAAAGTGATCCAGGGGGTCCATCATGGGGTGAACCAGGCGGGAAGTGAAGCAGGGAGGTTTGGCCAAGGGGTCCACAATGCTGCTGGGCAGGCTGGGAATGGG gcagagaagtttGGTCAGGGTGTCCATCATGGGGTGAACCAGGCTGGGAACGAGGCAGAGAAGTTTGGTCAGGGTGTCCATCATGGGGTGAACCAGGCTGGGAACGAGGCAGAGAAGTTTGGCCATGGGATCCATCATGGGGTGAATCAGGCTGGGAATGAGGCAGAGAAGTTTGGTCAGGGGGTCCATCATGGGGTGAGccaggctgggaaggaggcagagaagtttGGCCATGGGATCCATCATGGGGTGAAccaggctgggaaggaggcagagaagtttGGTCAGGGGGTCCATCATGGGGTGAACCAGGCGGGAAATGAGGCAGGGAGGTTTGGCCAAGGGGTCCACCATGCTGCTGGGcaggctgggaaggaggcagagaaatttGGTCAGGGGATCCATCATGGGGTTAGccaggctgggaaggaggcagagaagtttGGTCAGGGGATCCACCATGCTGGTGGGCAGgttgggaaagagggagaaaaaataatccaagggGTCCATCATGGGGTTAACCAAGCTGGGAAAGAGGTGGAGAAATTTGGCCAGGGGATCCACCATGCTGCTGGGCAgactgggaaggagggagacaaaatAGTCCAAGGAGTCCACCATGCGGTTAAccaggctgggaaggaggcagagaagtttGGCCATGATGTTAATTACGCTgcagggcaggctggggcagagggagacaaaataGTCCAGGGGATCCATCCTGGGGTCAACCAGGCTGGGAAGGAGGTGGAGCACTTTGGCCAGGGAGTTCACCATGCCGTTGAACAGGCTGGAAAGGAGGCAGACAAGGTGGTCCAAGGGGTCCACGATGGGGTCAACCAGGccgggaaggaggcagagaagtttGGCCAAGGGGTCAACCACGCTGCTGGCCAGGCTGGAAAGGAAGCGGAGAAACTTGGCCAAGGTGTCCACCATGCTGCTGGCCAGGCCGGGAAGGAGGTGGAAAGGTTGCAGCAGAATGTTCATAATGGGGTCAACCAAGCCGGCAAGGAGGCCAACCAGCTGCTGAAT
- the SBSN gene encoding suprabasin isoform X4 — translation MHLASLVSSCSLLLLLGALPGWAANDDPIEKVIEGINRGLSNAEREVGKALEGINNGITHAGREVEKVFNGLSHMGSQAGKELDKGVQGLNNGLDKVAHGINNGVGQAGKEAEKFAHGVNHAAGQVGKEADKVIQGVHHGVNQAGSEAGRFGQGVHNAAGQAGNGAEKFGQGVHHGVNQAGNEAEKFGHGIHHGVNQAGNEAEKFGHGIHHGVNQAGNEAEKFGHGIHHGVNQAGKEAEKFGQGVHHGVNQAGKEAEKFGHGIHHGVNQAGNEAEKFGHGIHHGVNQAGNEAEKFGQGVHHGVSQAGKEAEKFGHGIHHGVNQAGKEAEKFGQGVHHGVNQAGNEAGRFGQGVHHAAGQAGKEAEKFGQGIHHGVSQAGKEAEKFGQGIHHAGGQVGKEGEKIIQGVHHGVNQAGKEVEKFGQGIHHAAGQTGKEGDKIVQGVHHAVNQAGKEAEKFGHDVNYAAGQAGAEGDKIVQGIHPGVNQAGKEVEHFGQGVHHAVEQAGKEADKVVQGVHDGVNQAGKEAEKFGQGVNHAAGQAGKEAEKLGQGVHHAAGQAGKEVERLQQNVHNGVNQAGKEANQLLNGAHPGVSTGQHGGGATTTATSGASVNKPFINFPALWKSVANIIP, via the exons ATGCACCTTGCCAGTTTGGTCAGCTCCTGCTCCCTCCTACTGCTATTGGGGGCCCTTCCTGGATGGGCAGCCAATGATGACCCCATTGAGAAGGTCATTGAAGGAATCAACCGAGGGCTGAGcaatgcagagagagaggtgggcaaGGCCCTGGAAGGCATCAATAATGGAATCACTCACGCTGGAAGGGAAGTGGAGAAAGTTTTTAATGGACTTAGCCACATGGGGAGCCAGGCCGGCAAGGAACTGGACAAAGGCGTCCAGGGGCTCAACAACGGCTTGGACAAGGTAGCCCATGGGATCAACAATGGCGTCGGACAAGCaggaaaggaggcagagaagttTGCCCATGGGGTCAACCACGCTGCTGGACAGGTTGGGAAGGAGGCAGACAAAGTGATCCAGGGGGTCCATCATGGGGTGAACCAGGCGGGAAGTGAAGCAGGGAGGTTTGGCCAAGGGGTCCACAATGCTGCTGGGCAGGCTGGGAATGGGGCAGAGAAGTTTGGTCAGGGGGTACATCATGGGGTTAACCAGGCTGGGAACGAGGCAGAGAAGTTTGGCCATGGGATCCATCATGGGGTGAACCAGGCTGGGAATGAGGCAGAGAAGTTTGGCCATGGGATCCACCATGGGGTTAACCAGGCTGGGAACGAGGCAGAGAAGTTTGGCCATGGGATCCATCATGGGGTGAACCAggctgggaaggaagcagagaagttTGGTCAGGGGGTCCATCATGGGGTGAACCAggctgggaaggaagcagagaagttTGGCCATGGGATCCATCATGGAGTGAAccag GCTGGGAACGAGGCAGAGAAGTTTGGCCATGGGATCCATCATGGGGTGAATCAGGCTGGGAATGAGGCAGAGAAGTTTGGTCAGGGGGTCCATCATGGGGTGAGccaggctgggaaggaggcagagaagtttGGCCATGGGATCCATCATGGGGTGAAccaggctgggaaggaggcagagaagtttGGTCAGGGGGTCCATCATGGGGTGAACCAGGCGGGAAATGAGGCAGGGAGGTTTGGCCAAGGGGTCCACCATGCTGCTGGGcaggctgggaaggaggcagagaaatttGGTCAGGGGATCCATCATGGGGTTAGccaggctgggaaggaggcagagaagtttGGTCAGGGGATCCACCATGCTGGTGGGCAGgttgggaaagagggagaaaaaataatccaagggGTCCATCATGGGGTTAACCAAGCTGGGAAAGAGGTGGAGAAATTTGGCCAGGGGATCCACCATGCTGCTGGGCAgactgggaaggagggagacaaaatAGTCCAAGGAGTCCACCATGCGGTTAAccaggctgggaaggaggcagagaagtttGGCCATGATGTTAATTACGCTgcagggcaggctggggcagagggagacaaaataGTCCAGGGGATCCATCCTGGGGTCAACCAGGCTGGGAAGGAGGTGGAGCACTTTGGCCAGGGAGTTCACCATGCCGTTGAACAGGCTGGAAAGGAGGCAGACAAGGTGGTCCAAGGGGTCCACGATGGGGTCAACCAGGccgggaaggaggcagagaagtttGGCCAAGGGGTCAACCACGCTGCTGGCCAGGCTGGAAAGGAAGCGGAGAAACTTGGCCAAGGTGTCCACCATGCTGCTGGCCAGGCCGGGAAGGAGGTGGAAAGGTTGCAGCAGAATGTTCATAATGGGGTCAACCAAGCCGGCAAGGAGGCCAACCAGCTGCTGAAT